A single genomic interval of Malania oleifera isolate guangnan ecotype guangnan chromosome 11, ASM2987363v1, whole genome shotgun sequence harbors:
- the LOC131168103 gene encoding uncharacterized protein LOC131168103, with the protein MSRLAPLSEEPVDDDEEGDNSYSGGSSSSSSSKRKGSEGGGRRRSWRKWVAKNLNHLSDILLLINKKSDLKLLLSVLGCPLFPVSNSSSRLLLPIPAAPTSHGSLSAQYIIQHFAAATGCRKLEGRVKNMFATGKVRMATVEEPSSAGSAGVPHRGCFVMWQMVPNKWLIELVVGGHKVAAGSDGTVAWRHTPWLAAHAAKGCVRPLRRALQGLDPVAISTVFSLAQYVGEKQMWAVDCFVLKLSADQTDLAERSDHTAEMIKHVIFGYFSQRSGLLVYLEDSSLTRIQSPGSYPTYWETTMGTKVEDYRTVEGAVIAHAGQSTVIITRFGENLKAGLAITRMEEIWTIDDVAFDVQGLSMDCFIPPREVQKHCLEESFGGRSPLQ; encoded by the exons ATGAGTCGTCTGGCGCCGTTATCAGAGGAACCCGTCGACGACGACGAAGAAGGCGACAACAGCTACTCCGGAGGCAgcagctcctcctcctcctcaaaGAGAAAAGGCAGCGAAGGAGGTGGCCGCCGGCGCTCATGGCGGAAGTGGGTGGCGAAGAATCTCAACCACTTATCTGACATCCTCCTCCTCATCAACAAGAAATCTGATCTCAAACTTCTCTTAAGCGTTCTGGGCTGCCCTCTCTTCCCCGTCTCCAATTCCTCATCCCGCCTCCTCCTCCCAATTCCCGCCGCCCCTACTTCCCAC GGTTCGCTGTCGGCGCAATACATAATCCAGCACTTCGCGGCGGCGACTGGCTGCCGGAAACTGGAGGGCAGAGTGAAGAACATGTTCGCTACCGGAAAAGTTAGGATGGCCACGGTGGAGGAGCCGAGCTCCGCCGGCTCGGCAGGGGTGCCGCACAGAGGGTGCTTCGTGATGTGGCAGATGGTCCCCAACAAGTGGCTGATTGAGCTGGTCGTCGGCGGCCACAAGGTCGCCGCCGGCAGCGACGGCACTGTGGCCTGGCGCCACACGCCCTGGCTCGCCGCTCACGCCGCTAAGGGCTGCGTCCGCCCCCTCCGCCGTGCTCTTCAG GGACTAGACCCTGTCGcaatatcaactgtattttcccTAGCGCAGTACGTGGGAGAAAAGCAAATGTGGGCCGTTGACTGTTTCGTGTTGAAATTGTCTGCTGATCAGACGGACCTAGCGGAACGAAGCGACCACACTGCGGAGATGATCAAGCATGTGATCTTTGGCTACTTCAGCCAAAGGAGCGGGCTGCTAGTGTACTTAGAGGACTCCTCCTTGACTAGGATTCAGTCTCCCGGCTCCTACCCTACGTACTGGGAGACCACCATGGGCACCAAGGTGGAGGACTATCGGACGGTGGAGGGCGCCGTGATCGCGCATGCCGGTCAGTCCACCGTCATCATCACACGGTTCGGCGAAAATCTCAAGGCCGGCCTTGCCATCACGCGGATGGAGGAAATCTGGACCATCGATGATGTCGCCTTCGACGTCCAAGGCCTCTCCATGGACTGTTTCATTCCTCCTCGAGAAGTACAGAAGCATTGCCTCGAAGAGAGCTTTGGCGGGAGATCACCCCTACAATAA
- the LOC131168569 gene encoding histone-lysine N-methyltransferase ATXR4 isoform X1, whose translation MVRPLGRYSRWISTFSRLNSQKKSLFACFFFTTGTEPTRPQPSPPPIRVSFTESAGRGVFATRRIGAGDLIHTAKPLVSHPSLSAVHGVCYFCLKKLPNTSSDSQPQCVQFCSQECREQSTVFYEVERKADWSIYDNYCRIRGLKYPLLVKRLACMVISGVASADCLDILQPASLSPGMKAEMEEEFGLLRSAFTRANVTDKQMAFLTSQWYTNALARIRINAFRIEFAGGLYEDLISLAAASVEAEAAVGNAVYILPSFYNHDCDPNAHIVWIENVDARLKALRDIESGEELRICYIDASMDHDARQGLLSEGFGFQCCCFRCLAGD comes from the exons ATGGTCCGACCGTTAGGCCGTTATAGCCGTTGGATTTCGACGTTCTCAAGACTGAATTCCCAGAAGAAGTCACTTTTCGCGTGCTTTTTCTTCACCACAGGTACCGAGCCGACTCGCCCTCAACCTTCTCCGCCGCCCATCCGAGTCTCGTTCACCGAGTCAGCCGGCAGAGGCGTGTTCGCCACCCGCCGAATAGGAGCCGGAGATCTCATACACACGGCCAAACCCCTCGTCTCTCACCCCTCTCTCTCTGCCGTCCACGGCGTCTGCTATTTTTGCCTCAAGAAGCTCCCGAACACATCTTCGGATTCTCAACCTCAGTGTGTTCAGTTCTGCAGCCAAGAATGCAGGGAACAATCCACG GTATTTTATGAAGTCGAGAGGAAAGCAGATTGGTCGATCTATGATAACTATTGCAG AATTCGAGGGTTGAAATATCCACTCTTGGTAAAGCGGTTGGCTTGCATGGTTATATCTGGAGTAGCATCTGCCGACTGTCTTGACATACTTCAACCTGCTAGTTTGTCCCCTGGGATGAAAGCAGAG ATGGAAGAGGAGTTTGGCTTGCTAAGGAGTGCCTTCACAAGGGCAAATGTGACAGACAAACAGATGGCTT TCCTAACCAGTCAATGGTACACAAATGCGCTGGCTAGGATTCGAATTAATGCATTTCGCATCGAATTTGCTGGGGGATTGTATGAAGATCTCATTTCATTGGCTGCAGCCTCTGTAGAAGCGGAAGCTGCTGTTGGAAATGCAGTTTATATCCTTCCATCCTTCTACAATCACGATTGCG ATCCCAATGCTCACATTGTGTGGATAGAGAACGTGGATGCCAGATTGAAGGCACTCCGAGATATTGAATCAG GTGAAGAGCTGCGGATATGCTACATCGATGCGAGTATGGATCATGATGCGAGGCAGGGCCTGCTGTCCGAAGGATTCGGTTTTCAGTGCTGTTGTTTTCGTTGTTTGGCGGGTGACTGA
- the LOC131168569 gene encoding histone-lysine N-methyltransferase ATXR4 isoform X2 yields MVRPLGRYSRWISTFSRLNSQKKSLFACFFFTTGTEPTRPQPSPPPIRVSFTESAGRGVFATRRIGAGDLIHTAKPLVSHPSLSAVHGVCYFCLKKLPNTSSDSQPQCVQFCSQECREQSTVFYEVERKADWSIYDNYCRIRGLKYPLLVKRLACMVISGVASADCLDILQPASLSPGMKAEMEEEFGLLRSAFTRANVTDKQMACILSSVEAEAAVGNAVYILPSFYNHDCDPNAHIVWIENVDARLKALRDIESGEELRICYIDASMDHDARQGLLSEGFGFQCCCFRCLAGD; encoded by the exons ATGGTCCGACCGTTAGGCCGTTATAGCCGTTGGATTTCGACGTTCTCAAGACTGAATTCCCAGAAGAAGTCACTTTTCGCGTGCTTTTTCTTCACCACAGGTACCGAGCCGACTCGCCCTCAACCTTCTCCGCCGCCCATCCGAGTCTCGTTCACCGAGTCAGCCGGCAGAGGCGTGTTCGCCACCCGCCGAATAGGAGCCGGAGATCTCATACACACGGCCAAACCCCTCGTCTCTCACCCCTCTCTCTCTGCCGTCCACGGCGTCTGCTATTTTTGCCTCAAGAAGCTCCCGAACACATCTTCGGATTCTCAACCTCAGTGTGTTCAGTTCTGCAGCCAAGAATGCAGGGAACAATCCACG GTATTTTATGAAGTCGAGAGGAAAGCAGATTGGTCGATCTATGATAACTATTGCAG AATTCGAGGGTTGAAATATCCACTCTTGGTAAAGCGGTTGGCTTGCATGGTTATATCTGGAGTAGCATCTGCCGACTGTCTTGACATACTTCAACCTGCTAGTTTGTCCCCTGGGATGAAAGCAGAG ATGGAAGAGGAGTTTGGCTTGCTAAGGAGTGCCTTCACAAGGGCAAATGTGACAGACAAACAGATGGCTTGTATCCTGT CCTCTGTAGAAGCGGAAGCTGCTGTTGGAAATGCAGTTTATATCCTTCCATCCTTCTACAATCACGATTGCG ATCCCAATGCTCACATTGTGTGGATAGAGAACGTGGATGCCAGATTGAAGGCACTCCGAGATATTGAATCAG GTGAAGAGCTGCGGATATGCTACATCGATGCGAGTATGGATCATGATGCGAGGCAGGGCCTGCTGTCCGAAGGATTCGGTTTTCAGTGCTGTTGTTTTCGTTGTTTGGCGGGTGACTGA